The following DNA comes from Fibrobacter sp. UWP2.
TGGGCAGTATTCTCGTAGCCATGCTGGGCGGCACAATCCCTGCCATATTGGTGGGATTCTTCTCAAACGTCATCAACAGCATTTACTCGCCGGTCACCCTTTACTATGGTATTATCAGCATTCTCATAGCCGTGTGCGCCTCCCATTTCCATACCAAGCGCTATTTCAAGCATGTTCACAAGACGATTTTTGTCATTTTTGTATTTGCCGTTTTGGGTGGCGGTCTCGGTTCCGTTTTGACCTGGTTCCTGTTCGGGTTTTCTTTTGGGGAGGGATTCTCTGCTCCATTGGCCCATTGGCTCTTTGCCCATGGCGTAAGCAATCAGTTTTCGGCCCAGTTGGGCGCTGATTTCGTTTTGGACGTCGTTGATAAAGCGGCTGTGGTGGTCATGGCCCTATGGATTTATCGCGCTCTCCCGCAAAAGGTCAAACTGCAGTGCCTGCCTTCGTACCGCATGATAGAACTCGTCAACTCGAGTGATGTCCACGTGAGGCACACTCTACTTCGCAAGGTGATTGTCATTGTCGTGATTGCCGAAATTTTGCTGGGCGCGGTCGCTTGTTCTATTGGATTCTTCCTATACCGAGATGTGGCGATTAGGAACTACACGGCCGTGGGTCAGGGTGTGGTGGATGCTGCCGCCATTTTGAT
Coding sequences within:
- a CDS encoding ECF transporter S component; translated protein: MKKLNSNLFWRFKIFLAMVSGGIVLNFLLANFAIHFKIPLYLDCVGSILVAMLGGTIPAILVGFFSNVINSIYSPVTLYYGIISILIAVCASHFHTKRYFKHVHKTIFVIFVFAVLGGGLGSVLTWFLFGFSFGEGFSAPLAHWLFAHGVSNQFSAQLGADFVLDVVDKAAVVVMALWIYRALPQKVKLQCLPSYRMIELVNSSDVHVRHTLLRKVIVIVVIAEILLGAVACSIGFFLYRDVAIRNYTAVGQGVVDAAAILIDPERVDAYLAEGRSAEGYAEVEKGLYDLQKSFPQVTYLYAYQILPDGCEFVPFLVENPGLQLV